In one window of Thalassotalea agarivorans DNA:
- a CDS encoding outer membrane lipoprotein-sorting protein, with amino-acid sequence MNTFIKTLATFGLMTATIFSAQASDLSDVNEIIKQSNLVSYYAADDGSAQARMIIVDANGNKQMRQFTILRKDVEDLGNQDMLVFFSRPTDVKGTVFRVRKNTVGDDDRWLYLPALDLVKRISAGDKRTSFVGAHFYYEDVSGRNPNEDNFVLKETTDSHYVVEAKPKDPKSVEFAYYLAHINKQTFIPMHVTYYNEQGKAIRKMDVLRTKEVQGHATVLHSKITNLNDNSYTEMQFRNVKYDVGLPESVFTERSLRNPPKKWLN; translated from the coding sequence TTAAAACACTAGCAACTTTTGGTTTAATGACCGCCACTATATTCAGTGCTCAAGCTTCTGATCTAAGTGACGTGAATGAAATCATAAAACAGTCTAATTTAGTCTCTTACTATGCCGCTGACGACGGCAGTGCTCAAGCCCGTATGATCATCGTTGACGCTAACGGCAATAAGCAAATGCGTCAATTCACCATTCTGAGAAAAGATGTAGAGGATTTGGGTAATCAGGACATGTTAGTTTTCTTCTCTCGTCCTACAGATGTCAAAGGCACCGTATTTCGTGTACGAAAAAATACGGTTGGTGACGATGATAGGTGGTTATATTTACCCGCTTTAGATCTTGTTAAACGGATTTCTGCTGGTGACAAGCGTACTTCTTTTGTTGGTGCACACTTTTACTATGAAGATGTATCTGGTCGTAACCCAAATGAAGATAACTTTGTATTAAAAGAAACAACAGATTCACATTATGTGGTTGAAGCTAAACCAAAAGATCCTAAGTCGGTTGAATTTGCTTATTACCTCGCACACATCAACAAACAAACATTTATCCCTATGCACGTGACCTATTATAACGAGCAAGGTAAAGCAATACGCAAAATGGATGTGCTTAGAACAAAAGAAGTCCAAGGGCATGCTACTGTGTTGCATTCAAAGATAACCAATTTAAATGACAACAGTTACACAGAAATGCAATTTAGAAATGTAAAGTATGACGTAGGCTTGCCAGAAAGTGTTTTCACTGAAAGAAGCTTAAGAAACCCTCCTAAAAAGTGGTTGAACTAA